In Pseudomonas sp. R76, one genomic interval encodes:
- a CDS encoding DUF2834 domain-containing protein: protein MRRPYFALAGLLGFSLYTLATLLTAEQSLLAFGRELMSRPDTAQVVIDLYLMAVLACVWMYRDARGRGRSVGSLVPYFLLTAVFVSVGPLLYIVVNGCAAKEWQTEH, encoded by the coding sequence ATGCGCAGACCCTATTTCGCCCTGGCCGGTTTGCTGGGATTTTCGTTGTACACCTTGGCTACGCTGCTCACGGCCGAACAATCACTGTTGGCGTTTGGGCGCGAATTGATGTCGCGGCCGGACACTGCGCAGGTGGTTATCGACCTGTACCTGATGGCGGTGCTGGCGTGTGTGTGGATGTATCGGGATGCGCGCGGGCGAGGGCGGTCGGTAGGGTCGCTGGTGCCGTACTTTTTGCTGACGGCGGTGTTTGTGTCGGTGGGGCCGTTGCTTTACATCGTTGTGAATGGGTGTGCCGCCAAGGA